The following coding sequences lie in one Panicum virgatum strain AP13 chromosome 6N, P.virgatum_v5, whole genome shotgun sequence genomic window:
- the LOC120678862 gene encoding uncharacterized protein LOC120678862 produces the protein MFLFEGPFGAVLLHTGDCRLTRDCLSALMPLLARRVDCLFLDCTFARCPLQFPAKEDSIRQVINCIWKHPNAPVVYLVCDMLGQEDVLIEVSKAFGSRIYVDRERNSDCHQTLTHVAPEILAADDAASSTRFHVIPFPRLSERATEILALARARQQPEPLIIRPSSQWYAYYEPPDGSTERKPVLTEPMRDEFGVWHVCLSMHSSREELEQALGILKPKWVVSTTPPCMAMDLSYVKKNCSLSRFGPDDPIRKLLGIPDGVATVTGKTQAALTVEAVGKSEEEFSSCTAERGPDDDNQVEAAEPTMLDFEIRVEPPVTLFGSARFGLVLHESEMREHEYQSVEMIDNVEHEAKDPVTEIGLCNNSKPDESVALIDLTEVATKEQSSVSESELLKDRKPDDGVEVVDLTENGRKELSLCAEPEQCMDDKGKGEAELVEAQEENLSGHADLREICRHNKVINEGKNRIQVTKEISAAHVITVSATIKKEATENDTTTSETGKSSERASDPSTTVGSSNVLNANLRRLYRSMNVSVPRPLPSLVELMGASKRPRVSQTVQL, from the exons ATGTTCCTGTTCGAGGGCCCCTTCGGCGCCGTCCTGCTGCACACCGGCGATTGCCGCCTCACGCGCGACTGCCTCAGCGCCCTCATGCCCCTCCTCGCCCGCCGCGTCGACTGCCTCTTCCTCGACTGCACCTTCGCGCGGTGCCCCCTGCAGTTCCCCGCCAAGGAGGACTCCATCCGCCAG GTGATCAATTGCATCTGGAAGCACCCGAACGCGCCGGTGGTCTACCTCGTGTGCGACATGCTGGGCCAGGAGGACGTCCTCATCGAGGTATCCAAGGCGTTCGGGTCCAGGATATACGTCGACAGAGAGAGGAATTCAGATTGCCACCAGACGCTCACGCACGTCGCGCCGGAgatcctcgccgccgacgacgccgcGTCCTCCACCCGCTTCCACGTGATCCCGTTCCCGCGGCTATCGGAGCGGGCCACTGAGATCCTCGCGCTGGCGCGCGCCAGGCAGCAGCCGGAGCCCCTGATCATCAGGCCGTCCTCGCAGTGGTACGCGTACTACGAGCCACCGGATGGGTCGACAGAGCGGAAGCCGGTGCTGACAGAGCCGATGCGGGATGAGTTTGGGGTCTGGCATGTCTGCCTGTCGATGCACTCCTCCAGGGAGGAGCTGGAGCAGGCGCTGGGGATCCTCAAGCCCAAATGGGTTGTCTCGACGACGCCTCCGTGCATGGCAATGGATCTGAGCTATGTCAAGAAGAACTGCTCCCTGTCCCGGTTTGGTCCTGATGATCCCATCAGGAAGTTGCTCGGGATACCTGATGGGGTGGCTACTGTTACGGGCAAAACACAGGCTGCACTGACGGTAGAAGCTGTCGGGAAGAGCGAGGAAGAGTTCAGTTCTTGTACTGCTGAGCGTGGCCCTGATGATGACAATCAGGTTGAGGCTGCAGAACCAACGATGCTTGATTTTGAGATCAGAGTTGAGCCGCCTGTGACGCTATTCGGAAGCGCAAGGTTTGGATTAGTGCTGCACGAATCTGAAATGAGGGAACATGAGTATCAGAGTGTTGAGATGATTGATAACGTTGAACATGAAGCCAAGGACCCTGTTACTGAAATTGGGCTGTGTAACAATAGCAAGCCTGATGAGAGTGTTGCATTAATCGATTTAACTGAAGTTGCAACAAAGGAGCAGAGTTCAGTCTCTGAATCTGAGCTGTTGAAGGACAGGAAGCCTGATGATGGAGTTGAAGTAGTTGATCTGACTGAAAATGGAAGGAAAGAGCTGAGTTTGTGTgcagagcctgaacagtgtatGGATGACAAAGGGAAAGGGGAAGCTGAATTGGTGGAAGCCCAAGAAGAGAATCTGAGTGGCCATGCTGATTTGCGGGAAATTTGCAGGCATAATAAGGTGATCAATGAAGGTAAAAACAGAATCCAAGTGACTAAAGAGATCTCAGCTGCGCATGTCATCACAGTTTCAGCTACAATAAAAAAGGAGGCAACAGAGAATGACACAACCACATCAGAAACCGGGAAGAGCTCTGAAAGGGCGAGCGATCCTTCAACTACTGTTGGATCATCAAACGTCCTTAATGCGAACCTGAGACGGCTGTACAGATCGATGAACGTGTCGGTGCCGCGGCCCCTGCCGTCACTGGTTGAGCTCATGGGGGCCTCCAAGCGACCCAGAGTTTCCCAAACTGTGCAGCTATAG